Proteins co-encoded in one Metabacillus sp. KUDC1714 genomic window:
- a CDS encoding heparinase II/III domain-containing protein, with the protein MKNIYIPSYLTLDQLKTIIAALPGSRNKDYMKSADNIIKNNFYTLPPFGVVKYKSLIDWNDNRSRSYERLIHGHTFLGCLVDAYLETNNQFYLDKGLTLISDWISKHNYEHQKDTMAFHDETTAMRLQYFLKFYILARTNIPKDEQKLLEKVIWEHAALLSDNDFHSTNTNHGMFQDIALLQFATYFKGEQLKTCTNYIDLAVKRLKEYFTNIFTVDGVHKEHSPSYHMLVATNLRRLISWIEEIDSTISSEFNSIYKKAEDFAIYIIRPDGFLPPICDTEPKPVRSSSYKSLYSSKEFLYSVNAGEKGLAPIENDKVFQEAGYAIFRDDWKKKKESSYVLFAAAYNADYHKHSDDLNVYIYRNGEIITEAGPNGYNYKDPFTKYAYSSFAHNTLVVDGKGLPRTDGKYDKVFMSDYKVSESESEATGVNLRFTGIEHKRNVKYNKKDQVVTVNDVILSEKKHEYKLLWHVASDIQVHVRDRFIELFRSNNKVMEIEFSTHAPINVKTVNGQENPNLLGWSFPKMEDKRPLTTIEVDLSGSDVDCTTYFRMESFKLGDGSSNPFQLEKTYVTNRSLRYHFEPAKDDRFKDRLFVVFSALTPTNKFIYNYMRSLEEIQANKLFILDDFGDQGSYYIGNKRDFSIETAVASLIQYIMSKHDILHKNVTTVGSSKGGYAALLFGIKYHFGNIIAGAPQSKIGHFLINQAGHPNIATYISGGADEADCYYLDQIIYQILNQPSDLSPKINILVGNKDHHYVNHVIPFCDALREKGYKVDLEVEQGTTHDDLRTTFPPYMVHKVKTIVGLKSEYTNAQKKLKINNITLNMVGENSVELQCKAEGTGLLYAYYVFKDKEIIEKVSYKKNASFKYSTKETGDYFIRVYVKDSNDEKVAMNTKSFVIKK; encoded by the coding sequence ATGAAGAACATATATATACCATCATATTTGACATTAGACCAGTTAAAAACTATAATTGCTGCGCTACCAGGCAGTCGTAATAAAGACTATATGAAGTCAGCAGATAATATTATTAAAAATAACTTCTATACTCTACCTCCTTTTGGAGTAGTAAAATATAAATCTTTAATAGATTGGAATGATAATAGGTCAAGAAGTTATGAAAGATTAATCCATGGCCATACCTTTTTAGGTTGTTTAGTCGATGCTTATTTGGAGACCAATAATCAATTTTATCTTGATAAAGGGTTAACTTTAATTAGTGATTGGATATCAAAACATAACTATGAACATCAAAAAGATACTATGGCATTTCATGATGAAACGACAGCTATGCGTTTACAATACTTTTTAAAGTTTTATATTTTGGCTAGGACGAATATTCCAAAAGATGAACAAAAGCTGTTGGAAAAAGTAATATGGGAACATGCAGCATTATTGTCGGATAATGACTTTCATTCTACCAATACAAACCATGGAATGTTTCAGGATATTGCTTTATTGCAATTTGCGACATATTTTAAAGGCGAACAATTAAAAACATGCACAAACTATATAGACTTAGCAGTTAAAAGGTTAAAGGAATACTTTACGAATATCTTTACAGTTGATGGAGTGCATAAGGAGCACTCTCCTTCATACCATATGCTAGTGGCTACAAATCTTAGAAGATTAATAAGTTGGATTGAAGAAATCGATTCAACTATAAGCAGTGAATTTAATAGTATATATAAAAAGGCCGAAGATTTTGCAATCTATATCATTCGACCTGATGGATTTTTACCACCTATCTGTGATACAGAGCCCAAGCCAGTGAGATCTAGTAGTTATAAATCCCTATATTCTAGCAAAGAGTTCTTGTATTCTGTAAATGCTGGAGAAAAGGGCTTGGCACCTATCGAAAATGATAAGGTATTTCAAGAGGCTGGTTATGCGATCTTTCGTGATGATTGGAAAAAAAAGAAGGAATCGTCCTATGTACTTTTTGCTGCAGCATACAATGCAGACTACCATAAACACAGTGATGACTTAAATGTTTATATTTATAGGAATGGTGAAATCATCACTGAAGCTGGCCCAAACGGCTATAATTACAAAGATCCATTCACAAAATACGCTTATTCTTCATTCGCTCATAATACATTAGTTGTTGATGGGAAAGGACTTCCTCGAACTGATGGAAAATATGACAAAGTGTTTATGTCAGATTATAAAGTTTCAGAGAGTGAAAGTGAGGCTACTGGAGTAAATCTTAGATTTACAGGTATCGAGCATAAGAGAAATGTAAAATATAATAAAAAAGATCAAGTCGTGACTGTAAATGATGTAATATTATCTGAGAAAAAACATGAGTACAAGCTATTATGGCATGTAGCTTCTGATATTCAAGTTCATGTACGAGATCGTTTTATAGAATTATTTAGAAGCAATAATAAAGTAATGGAAATAGAGTTTTCAACTCATGCACCAATTAATGTAAAGACAGTTAATGGACAAGAAAACCCTAATTTACTAGGCTGGTCTTTTCCTAAAATGGAAGATAAGAGACCATTGACTACTATTGAAGTTGATTTAAGTGGAAGCGATGTTGATTGTACTACTTATTTTCGAATGGAGTCTTTCAAATTAGGGGATGGAAGCAGTAATCCATTTCAATTAGAAAAAACATATGTTACGAATAGAAGTCTTAGATATCATTTTGAACCGGCAAAAGATGATCGATTTAAAGATCGATTGTTTGTAGTATTTTCTGCTTTAACTCCAACGAATAAATTTATCTATAATTATATGAGATCGTTGGAAGAAATACAGGCAAATAAATTATTTATATTAGATGATTTTGGTGATCAGGGTTCCTATTATATTGGAAATAAACGTGACTTTTCAATTGAAACGGCAGTTGCTTCTTTAATACAATATATTATGTCAAAACATGATATATTGCATAAAAATGTCACCACAGTAGGTTCGTCAAAAGGTGGCTATGCTGCACTTTTATTCGGAATTAAATATCATTTTGGAAATATTATTGCAGGAGCTCCTCAAAGCAAAATTGGTCACTTCTTGATCAATCAAGCAGGTCATCCGAATATTGCAACATATATTTCAGGTGGAGCAGATGAGGCGGATTGCTATTACCTAGATCAAATCATCTATCAAATATTAAATCAACCATCAGATCTTTCACCAAAGATTAATATTCTTGTAGGGAACAAAGATCATCATTATGTAAATCATGTTATTCCTTTTTGTGATGCGTTGAGGGAAAAAGGCTATAAAGTTGATTTAGAGGTTGAACAAGGGACAACTCATGATGATTTAAGAACCACCTTTCCGCCATATATGGTACACAAGGTGAAAACAATTGTTGGGTTAAAATCAGAATATACGAATGCGCAAAAAAAATTAAAAATAAATAATATAACATTAAATATGGTAGGTGAAAATTCTGTCGAATTGCAATGTAAGGCAGAGGGTACTGGTTTATTGTATGCCTATTATGTTTTTAAAGATAAAGAAATAATTGAAAAGGTTTCTTATAAGAAGAATGCTAGTTTTAAATATAGTACTAAAGAAACTGGAGACTACTTTATTAGAGTCTATGTGAAAGATTCGAATGATGAAAAAGTTGCAATGAATACAAAGTCATTTGTTATAAAAAAATAA
- a CDS encoding glycosyltransferase family 4 protein, whose amino-acid sequence MNKIKVVFAGHDLKFAKLIIDYLELTGDYSVRLDEWKGHNVHDERHSKECLEWADLIVCEWGLGNAVWYSENKLPRQKLIVRMHLQEVQTVYPKQFNLENIDRIIAISPYVYEEFYRVFKLPRDKMTMIYNVVDTEIMNQTKEEDSKFHLGFIGMSPKRKRLDLAVDVLEKLWEQDSRYKLFIKGKLPQEYPWLWNKEDEREYYEELFSRINNAPWKDAVVFDGFGSDIAGWLRKIGYVLSTSDFESFHLSPSEGAASGAFPLILKWDGSDTIYPKDYLFESVDDIVLRVKEINGSNLNNELGEQAKQYVRKHFSVEEIGGNWDLLMKELCRERNMADETTMNTVEN is encoded by the coding sequence ATGAATAAAATTAAAGTTGTTTTTGCAGGACATGATTTAAAGTTCGCAAAGCTTATCATTGATTATTTAGAGCTCACAGGAGATTACTCAGTCCGTCTAGATGAATGGAAAGGTCATAATGTTCATGATGAAAGACATAGTAAAGAATGTTTAGAGTGGGCAGATCTAATTGTATGTGAATGGGGATTAGGAAACGCTGTGTGGTACTCAGAAAATAAGCTACCACGCCAAAAACTAATTGTACGAATGCACTTACAAGAAGTTCAGACGGTTTATCCAAAACAATTTAATCTTGAAAATATAGATAGAATAATTGCGATATCTCCTTACGTATATGAAGAATTTTATAGAGTCTTTAAATTACCAAGAGATAAGATGACGATGATATATAATGTTGTAGATACAGAAATAATGAATCAAACAAAAGAAGAGGATTCAAAATTTCATTTAGGCTTCATTGGAATGAGTCCAAAAAGAAAACGTTTGGACCTAGCTGTAGATGTATTAGAAAAGCTGTGGGAACAGGATTCAAGGTACAAGCTCTTTATTAAAGGGAAATTGCCTCAGGAATACCCATGGCTTTGGAACAAAGAAGATGAACGAGAGTATTATGAAGAACTATTTAGTCGGATCAATAATGCACCATGGAAGGATGCTGTCGTTTTTGATGGCTTTGGTTCTGATATTGCAGGCTGGCTAAGGAAAATTGGTTACGTATTATCAACAAGTGATTTTGAAAGTTTTCATTTGTCGCCGAGTGAAGGTGCAGCTTCCGGCGCTTTTCCGTTAATCTTGAAATGGGATGGCAGTGATACGATTTATCCGAAAGACTATTTATTTGAATCAGTCGATGATATAGTATTACGTGTTAAAGAAATTAATGGTTCGAATCTTAATAACGAACTAGGTGAACAAGCTAAACAGTACGTAAGAAAACACTTTAGCGTTGAAGAAATCGGCGGGAATTGGGATCTGTTAATGAAAGAATTATGTAGAGAGAGAAACATGGCAGATGAAACAACCATGAATACAGTCGAAAATTAA
- a CDS encoding CgeB family protein: MNPTVKKKLDEITNTRKWLEQKNDPNYKGVHIKEISNSKWFMQSDAPIEYDVTKNVFTSQLKDKKHAYLSFHEMNTNFSKAPEFVQVNLKPSETYKVTFSGENASNIDITLMIISYSGEEKKGVISVPINESENITISPEIDNTRFAIRISGAGLFEIETIQIGDIQLWNNGKIQTNGNYSKLDHTEWYTPNNATIQFDKQSDTFNVDLKEKEYVYLPYNEANIKFADLPQNPIYIEDRNLPVVFSGKKDSTLDVKLFIILYNGKEREEVHQIDLNSKKYISLPADVNQYRLAVRVSGSGNFTISSIIIAGKGYWLTKNFKNKIKNNQGIEKSFTINKNALFGLGRDNKVIYHQNHSIFESRLVGKQYYYLPCLENIDVKGAPNSPIFIPKSGHYYEFYPSADLYNEVNLTLFVAGYRNQTRQELYQIPFNKFSTLRFSEKTNAVKFFIRVSDKGYFKNLEIGFNEKAVEVTNSLELDLAKQNWYPSHNKLVQLSNENGQLVGNSTITDGKRVYISYKETNNSFGVAPSFHIMSVNQNSEYEFTIQANVDEGLELLPMFVGYAGENKTQVLQLKLNSSTKVKLQDDITQFRIAFRVAGMGTFRVEEFSIKEMEVVQISDSSDWISSNEITELGLVKPKPLNKLKMAVIFDEFTTASYEKECELIKFTPDNWLETLSSNKPDLLMVESAWQGNGGSWNKKVGYYGEENFKSLSALLKWCNTNNIPTVFWNKEDPVHFNRFIETAKRFDYIFTTDENMVEQYKENAGHENAFSLPFAAQPMIHNPIKIVDERINKACFAGSYYRHHEDRSKDMDRVLDYAAKYGLEIFDRNYEKTKQGLMPNHTFPDRFTPFIKGSLKYYEIDKAYKGYKVMINVNTVKFSPTMFSRRVFEGLACGTPVVSTYAEGIENIFGDLVYISENEDEIDKAFNSLLNSDNEYRTKSVHGIREVLSKHTYTHRLKFIAETIGLPVYEEMPKVTVIAFAHSKDEFLRALEQFERQDYENKELYVMVDTFEGYLELFNKYNSKNVKTFVRSFMHNYQNIMEWIDSPYITFISNNDYYGKNYLLDLMLCTSFTDSDFIGKSTYFGYNEDMQSINEYNTNAEYEFVTSLNPARTIVKTDVFAKESLLKVLDEAENGNEYAESLKYGKKFYSNDKYNYLAEAYGNASKNKHLNLIEL, from the coding sequence ATGAACCCAACTGTAAAGAAGAAACTTGATGAAATTACAAATACCAGAAAATGGTTGGAACAAAAAAACGACCCAAACTATAAGGGGGTTCATATTAAAGAAATCTCAAACAGTAAATGGTTTATGCAGTCAGATGCTCCTATTGAATATGATGTAACGAAAAATGTTTTTACAAGTCAATTGAAGGATAAAAAGCATGCTTACTTATCATTTCACGAAATGAATACAAATTTTTCAAAAGCACCAGAATTTGTTCAAGTAAACTTAAAACCTAGTGAAACATATAAGGTCACTTTTTCAGGTGAAAATGCCTCAAATATAGATATAACTTTAATGATAATCTCTTATTCAGGTGAAGAAAAAAAAGGTGTAATTTCTGTACCTATAAATGAATCAGAAAATATAACAATTTCACCTGAAATTGATAATACTCGGTTTGCAATCAGAATTTCTGGAGCAGGCTTATTTGAAATTGAAACCATCCAAATAGGTGATATTCAACTTTGGAATAATGGTAAGATCCAAACTAATGGAAACTACTCGAAGCTTGATCATACGGAATGGTACACACCTAATAACGCCACAATTCAATTCGATAAGCAATCAGATACTTTCAATGTTGATTTGAAAGAGAAAGAATATGTTTATTTACCTTATAATGAAGCAAATATTAAATTTGCAGATCTTCCACAAAATCCAATTTACATCGAAGATCGAAATTTACCGGTCGTGTTTAGTGGTAAAAAGGACTCTACTCTCGATGTTAAATTATTTATCATCCTTTACAACGGTAAAGAACGAGAAGAAGTTCATCAAATTGATTTAAATTCCAAAAAGTACATTTCACTACCTGCAGATGTCAATCAATATCGTTTGGCGGTTCGAGTATCTGGTTCAGGGAATTTCACAATATCATCTATTATTATTGCGGGTAAAGGATATTGGTTAACGAAAAACTTTAAAAATAAGATCAAAAATAATCAAGGTATAGAAAAGTCTTTTACTATAAATAAGAATGCATTATTTGGATTAGGAAGAGATAATAAAGTCATCTACCACCAAAATCACTCTATTTTTGAATCTAGACTTGTTGGGAAGCAATATTATTATTTACCATGTCTTGAGAACATAGATGTTAAAGGAGCTCCTAATTCACCTATATTTATCCCTAAATCGGGCCATTATTATGAGTTTTATCCTTCAGCAGATTTATACAATGAAGTGAACTTGACATTATTTGTAGCTGGTTATAGAAATCAAACAAGACAAGAGTTATATCAAATTCCCTTTAATAAATTTTCAACACTGCGTTTTAGTGAAAAAACAAATGCAGTTAAGTTCTTTATACGAGTAAGTGATAAAGGTTACTTTAAAAATTTAGAGATTGGATTCAATGAAAAAGCTGTTGAAGTAACAAATTCATTGGAATTAGACTTAGCCAAGCAGAATTGGTATCCTTCCCATAACAAATTAGTCCAACTATCTAATGAAAATGGCCAATTAGTGGGGAATTCTACAATTACGGATGGAAAACGTGTTTATATTTCATATAAAGAAACAAATAATAGCTTTGGTGTTGCTCCATCGTTTCATATTATGTCGGTGAATCAAAATTCTGAATATGAATTTACTATTCAAGCAAATGTAGATGAGGGACTAGAGCTGCTTCCAATGTTCGTTGGCTATGCAGGAGAAAACAAAACACAAGTTCTTCAGCTGAAATTAAATTCATCCACTAAAGTTAAACTTCAGGATGATATTACACAGTTCAGAATTGCATTTCGTGTTGCCGGTATGGGGACATTTAGAGTAGAAGAGTTTTCTATAAAGGAAATGGAAGTTGTCCAAATAAGTGATTCTTCGGATTGGATTTCTAGTAATGAAATTACAGAACTAGGTTTAGTAAAACCTAAACCATTAAATAAACTAAAAATGGCTGTGATTTTTGACGAATTTACTACAGCCTCTTATGAAAAAGAATGTGAGTTAATTAAGTTTACACCAGATAATTGGCTGGAGACGTTAAGTAGTAATAAACCTGATCTATTAATGGTTGAGTCTGCATGGCAAGGAAACGGTGGAAGCTGGAATAAAAAGGTCGGTTATTACGGTGAGGAAAACTTTAAATCACTATCAGCGTTATTAAAATGGTGTAATACTAACAACATTCCTACTGTATTTTGGAATAAAGAGGATCCCGTTCATTTTAATCGATTTATCGAGACTGCTAAAAGATTTGATTATATTTTTACAACAGATGAGAATATGGTGGAGCAATATAAAGAAAACGCAGGTCACGAAAATGCATTTTCCCTACCATTTGCAGCACAACCTATGATTCATAATCCTATTAAAATTGTTGACGAAAGAATAAACAAGGCTTGTTTTGCTGGTTCATATTATCGTCATCATGAAGATCGCTCAAAAGATATGGATCGCGTTTTAGATTATGCAGCAAAATACGGTTTAGAAATATTTGATCGAAATTATGAGAAAACCAAACAAGGATTAATGCCAAATCATACCTTCCCAGACCGTTTTACTCCTTTTATCAAAGGAAGTCTAAAATATTATGAAATCGATAAGGCATACAAAGGCTATAAAGTAATGATAAATGTTAACACGGTTAAATTCTCACCTACAATGTTTTCAAGAAGGGTTTTTGAAGGGTTAGCATGTGGAACTCCAGTTGTAAGCACATATGCTGAAGGAATTGAAAATATCTTTGGGGATTTGGTTTATATTTCGGAGAATGAAGACGAAATAGATAAAGCATTTAATTCATTGTTAAATAGTGATAATGAATATCGAACTAAATCTGTTCATGGCATTCGCGAGGTTTTAAGTAAACATACTTATACACATAGATTAAAATTTATCGCAGAAACAATAGGTTTACCTGTGTACGAAGAAATGCCGAAAGTCACAGTCATTGCTTTTGCACATTCAAAGGATGAGTTCCTACGTGCGCTAGAACAGTTTGAACGTCAAGATTATGAGAACAAAGAATTATATGTGATGGTAGATACATTTGAAGGTTACCTAGAACTGTTCAATAAGTATAATTCAAAAAATGTAAAGACCTTCGTACGAAGCTTTATGCATAATTATCAAAATATAATGGAATGGATTGATTCTCCATATATCACTTTTATCTCTAACAATGATTACTATGGTAAAAACTATTTACTAGATTTAATGCTGTGTACGTCGTTCACAGATAGTGACTTTATTGGTAAATCTACGTATTTTGGTTATAACGAGGACATGCAATCAATAAACGAATATAATACAAATGCTGAGTACGAATTTGTTACATCTTTAAACCCAGCTAGAACCATTGTAAAAACAGATGTATTTGCTAAGGAATCACTCCTGAAGGTTCTTGATGAAGCAGAGAATGGAAATGAGTATGCTGAAAGTTTAAAGTATGGCAAAAAATTCTATAGTAATGATAAATATAATTACTTAGCTGAAGCTTACGGCAATGCTAGTAAAAATAAACATTTGAATCTAATTGAATTGTGA
- the galU gene encoding UTP--glucose-1-phosphate uridylyltransferase GalU, translated as MKKVTKAIIPAAGLGTRFLPATKAMPKEMLPIVDKPTIQYIVEEAIESGIEDIIIVTGKGKRAIEDHFDHAVELEQNLLEKGKMDLLEKVKYSSNLANIHYIRQKEPKGLGHAVWCARKFIGSEPFAVLLGDDIVQADTPCLRQLINEYEETQSSIIGVQSVEEDQTHRYGIIAPVNKIERRYEVEKFVEKPKPGTAPSNLAIMGRYILTPEIFQFLERQDVGAGGEVQLTDAIEALNKLQKVYAFDFIGKRYDVGETAGFIKTTIEFALENKDLREEIVAFMETMVNKIKIHN; from the coding sequence ATGAAAAAAGTAACAAAGGCAATTATTCCAGCAGCTGGTTTAGGAACAAGATTTTTACCTGCTACCAAAGCTATGCCAAAGGAAATGCTGCCTATTGTTGATAAGCCAACCATTCAATATATTGTAGAGGAAGCCATTGAATCTGGAATAGAAGATATTATTATTGTTACGGGTAAAGGAAAAAGAGCTATAGAGGACCATTTTGATCATGCAGTAGAATTAGAACAAAATTTATTAGAAAAAGGGAAAATGGATCTTTTGGAAAAAGTTAAGTATTCTTCGAATCTAGCAAATATCCATTATATCCGCCAAAAAGAGCCAAAAGGTCTAGGCCATGCTGTATGGTGTGCTAGAAAGTTTATTGGTTCGGAGCCCTTTGCTGTCCTACTGGGTGATGATATTGTTCAGGCGGATACTCCTTGTCTGCGACAATTAATAAATGAATATGAAGAAACTCAATCTTCCATCATAGGTGTTCAATCTGTAGAAGAAGATCAAACACACCGCTATGGAATCATTGCACCAGTAAATAAGATTGAACGCCGTTATGAAGTTGAGAAATTTGTAGAAAAACCAAAACCAGGTACTGCACCTTCAAATTTAGCAATTATGGGTCGTTACATCCTAACTCCTGAAATATTCCAATTTCTTGAACGTCAAGATGTTGGGGCAGGTGGAGAAGTCCAATTAACAGATGCGATTGAAGCATTAAATAAACTACAAAAGGTGTATGCTTTCGACTTTATAGGAAAAAGATATGATGTTGGAGAAACGGCTGGTTTTATAAAAACAACAATTGAATTTGCTTTAGAAAATAAAGATTTACGAGAAGAAATAGTAGCGTTTATGGAAACAATGGTCAATAAAATAAAAATCCATAATTAA
- a CDS encoding glycosyltransferase produces the protein MRKKVCMFVWNHFTNDARVLRECTALSESNYDVDLICIHDPKDPNLAKFEERNPYFRVHRVRRYPILLEIFQKAFRLCSKYKSLAFVFLLCWLFMIYQFPVPAIMITVFVLLLVKTKLKAIWISGSIILRMIGKGLKKNYDIYHSNDLNTLPQGFIASKVRIKQKKLIYDSHEVQTSRTGYEGNSYGKLESFLINKIDAMIVENHTRAAYNDELYKFYPHVVHNYPFKQVGENQEKAPLHDMLGLPKNEKILLYQGGIQTGRGLDKLVQAAPLFKEGTLVLVGDGKIKPKLEKMVADMKLQDKVKFIPKVPLAELPTYTRNAYLGFQVLNNVCFNHFSASSNKLFEYMMNGIPVIACSFPEIQKVVEEENVGVCVDSHDPVSIAEGVNYLLDNTEKHQQMKHNTFIAKEKYNWELEKRHLLAVYQNVNESKLSTL, from the coding sequence ATGAGAAAAAAAGTTTGTATGTTTGTATGGAATCACTTTACAAACGATGCGCGTGTTCTTAGGGAATGTACAGCATTATCTGAATCAAACTATGATGTGGATTTAATATGTATTCATGATCCTAAGGATCCTAACTTAGCTAAATTTGAAGAACGTAATCCATATTTTCGAGTACACCGTGTCAGAAGATATCCAATTTTGTTGGAAATCTTTCAAAAGGCTTTTAGATTATGTAGCAAATACAAATCCTTAGCATTTGTATTTTTGCTTTGTTGGTTATTTATGATTTATCAATTTCCGGTTCCAGCAATAATGATCACTGTCTTCGTCTTGCTATTAGTAAAAACTAAATTAAAGGCAATTTGGATAAGTGGTAGTATTATTTTAAGAATGATCGGGAAAGGGCTAAAGAAAAACTATGATATCTATCACTCAAATGATTTAAATACTTTACCTCAAGGTTTTATCGCTTCGAAGGTAAGAATAAAGCAAAAGAAATTAATTTATGATTCGCATGAAGTTCAAACAAGCAGGACCGGTTATGAAGGAAACTCATATGGAAAACTGGAATCATTTTTAATTAATAAGATTGATGCGATGATCGTAGAGAATCATACAAGAGCAGCGTATAACGATGAGTTATACAAATTTTATCCACATGTTGTTCACAATTATCCATTCAAACAAGTTGGAGAAAATCAAGAAAAAGCACCTCTTCATGACATGTTAGGATTACCAAAGAATGAGAAAATTCTTTTATATCAAGGTGGAATCCAAACTGGTCGAGGTTTAGATAAATTAGTACAAGCTGCACCACTTTTTAAAGAAGGAACGCTTGTTTTAGTCGGAGATGGGAAAATCAAACCCAAACTAGAAAAAATGGTTGCAGATATGAAGCTTCAAGACAAAGTCAAATTCATCCCGAAAGTACCACTTGCAGAGTTACCAACATACACAAGAAATGCCTATCTAGGCTTTCAAGTACTAAACAATGTGTGCTTTAATCACTTCTCAGCATCTTCTAATAAACTCTTTGAGTACATGATGAATGGTATTCCAGTGATAGCTTGTAGCTTCCCGGAAATCCAGAAAGTTGTGGAAGAAGAGAATGTTGGTGTGTGTGTCGATTCACATGATCCGGTATCGATTGCTGAGGGAGTTAACTATTTACTAGATAATACCGAGAAACATCAACAAATGAAACACAATACATTTATTGCAAAAGAAAAGTATAATTGGGAGCTTGAGAAGCGCCATCTTTTAGCTGTTTATCAGAATGTTAACGAGTCGAAATTATCGACACTTTAA
- a CDS encoding glycosyltransferase family 4 protein gives MKRVLIISQNFYPEIGSAANRIKNIYVELSNQGYKVKVLTADPSYPNRNIYRKNPEFWNEDIPDEDIIRIKTKTRKYTRNILNRFLLYIEVLVKLIFTISKLDKQYDVIFATSPPIFIGFAGMFAKFRLKKKLILDVRDLWPESLLGVGVFTNKLVLKLSYFLEQKLYDSAEKIIVNSEGFIPYITSKGINKEDIIFIPNSLTEEELSKKPKAATESNETKTIIYTGNLGLAQDLLTLVELAEMFQQRSDIHFKIIGYGFKKDQVKNLVDEKHLSNIEIIQVKNRKDTLKEVSLADIAYVGLVEKSVFQTVLPGKIIDYMCMQKPIVGNIEGYSKKVIKEAKCGFVSDDRKTVDLYESISKLIGDEQLRNQLGQNGYEYAKKHLRWKKNISRLTRVIENI, from the coding sequence ATGAAACGTGTTCTAATAATAAGTCAAAATTTCTATCCTGAAATAGGGAGTGCGGCAAATAGGATAAAAAATATATATGTTGAACTAAGTAACCAGGGATATAAGGTAAAAGTGCTTACTGCAGACCCTTCTTATCCAAATCGTAATATATACAGGAAGAATCCTGAATTTTGGAACGAGGATATTCCTGATGAAGACATCATTAGAATCAAGACAAAAACAAGAAAATACACACGAAATATTTTAAATCGGTTTTTATTGTATATTGAGGTTTTAGTTAAGTTGATTTTTACTATTTCTAAACTAGATAAACAATATGATGTCATATTTGCAACTTCTCCACCCATATTTATTGGATTTGCAGGCATGTTTGCTAAGTTTCGACTTAAGAAAAAGTTAATTTTGGATGTTCGTGATCTCTGGCCTGAATCATTACTTGGTGTTGGTGTATTTACAAATAAACTAGTTTTAAAACTATCTTACTTTCTTGAACAAAAATTATACGATTCAGCAGAAAAAATCATTGTAAATAGTGAAGGATTTATTCCGTATATTACTTCCAAAGGCATTAATAAGGAAGATATTATTTTTATTCCGAATTCATTGACAGAGGAAGAGTTGTCAAAGAAGCCAAAAGCAGCAACTGAATCCAACGAGACAAAGACGATTATTTATACAGGTAATTTAGGTTTGGCCCAAGATTTACTAACATTAGTAGAATTAGCTGAAATGTTTCAACAAAGATCAGATATCCACTTTAAGATAATTGGCTATGGATTTAAGAAAGATCAAGTTAAAAATCTCGTTGATGAAAAGCACTTATCAAATATTGAAATTATACAAGTGAAAAATCGAAAAGACACGTTAAAGGAAGTCTCCTTAGCAGATATTGCGTATGTGGGACTTGTGGAAAAAAGTGTCTTTCAAACTGTCTTGCCAGGAAAAATAATTGATTATATGTGTATGCAAAAGCCAATTGTCGGTAATATCGAAGGTTATTCAAAAAAGGTCATCAAGGAAGCAAAATGTGGCTTTGTATCGGATGATCGAAAAACTGTTGATTTATACGAATCAATATCGAAACTTATAGGTGATGAGCAATTGAGAAATCAATTAGGTCAAAATGGATATGAGTATGCGAAGAAACATTTAAGGTGGAAGAAGAATATTAGTCGCTTAACGAGAGTTATAGAAAACATTTAA